Proteins from a genomic interval of Helicobacter pylori Shi112:
- a CDS encoding outer membrane beta-barrel protein, translating to MKKIVLILALWVGLLGAFEPKKSHIYFGAMVGLAPIKITPKPVSDSSYTAFLWGAKGGYQFAFFKALALRGEFSYLMAIKPTALHTINTSLLSLNADVLSDFYTYKKYSFGVYGGLGIGYFYQSNHLGMKNSSFMGYNGLFNVGLGSTIAHHHRIELGAKIPFSNTRNSFKNSYFLESVFIHAAYSYAF from the coding sequence ATGAAAAAAATTGTTTTAATTTTGGCTTTATGGGTGGGCTTGTTAGGGGCGTTTGAGCCTAAAAAAAGTCATATTTATTTTGGGGCTATGGTGGGTTTAGCCCCTATTAAAATAACCCCAAAACCCGTTAGCGATTCTTCTTATACGGCTTTTTTATGGGGGGCTAAAGGGGGGTATCAATTCGCTTTTTTTAAAGCTCTAGCGCTAAGGGGTGAATTTTCCTACCTTATGGCGATAAAACCCACCGCATTGCACACGATTAACACTTCCTTATTGAGCCTGAATGCAGATGTATTGAGCGATTTTTACACTTACAAAAAATACAGCTTTGGGGTGTATGGGGGGCTTGGGATAGGGTATTTTTACCAAAGCAACCATTTAGGCATGAAAAATAGTTCGTTTATGGGGTATAACGGCTTGTTTAATGTGGGGCTTGGCAGCACGATTGCTCATCACCACCGCATAGAGCTTGGGGCTAAAATCCCTTTTTCAAACACTAGAAATTCTTTTAAAAATTCTTATTTTTTAGAGAGCGTTTTTATCCATGCGGCTTATAGTTACGCGTTTTAA